In one window of Nicotiana tabacum cultivar K326 chromosome 12, ASM71507v2, whole genome shotgun sequence DNA:
- the LOC107832598 gene encoding reticulon-like protein B9: MPIYSDDPLPSTSAPPKRLFARQRPIHAILGGGKVADILLWRDKTISAAILVGFTIIWFLFEVVEYNFVSLLCHISMILMLILFIWSTGAGLVDWAPPDVRAIMISDSTYSWLCRKFNSILSKFYEISSGKEFRTFFLAITFLWVLSVIGNYFSSLNLLYLGFLCVATLPAMYEKYQDEVDYLASKGNQDMKKLYKKFDTKVLNKIPRGPVKERKRF; the protein is encoded by the exons ATGCCGATTTATTCTGATGATCCCCTCCCTTCAACTTCAGCACCTCCCAAAAGATTATTTGCTCGTCAAAGACCCATTCATGCAATTCTTGGAGGAGGAAAAG TTGCGGATATTCTACTATGGAGGGACAAGACAATATCAGCTGCAATTCTAGTTGGATTCACAATAATTTGGTTCCTTTTTGAAGTTGTGGAGTACAACTTTGTTTCCCTTTTGTGTCACATTTCCATGATCTTGATGTTGATTCTATTCATTTGGTCTACTGGGGCTGGACTTGTCGATTG GGCTCCTCCTGATGTACGTGCAATTATGATATCAGATTCAACGTATAGTTGGTTATGCAGAAAATTCAACTCCATTTTATCGAAGTTCTATGAGATTTCATCTGGAAAAGAATTTAGAACCTTTTTTCTG GCAATCACTTTCCTTTGGGTGTTGTCAGTTATTGGAAATTATTTCAGCTCTCTGAATCTGTTGTATCTTG GGTTTCTGTGCGTGGCAACACTACCAGCTATGTACGAGAAGTATCAAGACGAGGTGGATTATCTAGCAAGCAAAGGGAACCAAGATATGAAGAAATTGTACAAGAAATTTGATACCAAAGTTCTTAACAAGATACCAAGGGGACCCGTGAAGGAAAGAAAGAGATTTTGA